A DNA window from Solanum lycopersicum chromosome 3, SLM_r2.1 contains the following coding sequences:
- the LOC101254877 gene encoding uncharacterized protein At2g23090-like: MGGGNSQKAKMTREKKIDKMKGAKGSQLDANKKAMYIQCKVCMQTIICTTPEVKCKEHAESKHPKSDLATCFPHLKK; encoded by the coding sequence ATGGGTGGAGGCAACAGTCAAAAAGCCAAGATGACTCGTGAGAAGAAGATAGACAAGATGAAAGGCGCAAAAGGAAGCCAACTTGACGCGAACAAGAAGGCCATGTATATCCAGTGCAAGGTGTGCATGCAGACAATTATCTGCACAACGCCAGAGGTGAAGTGCAAGGAACATGCCGAGTCCAAACATCCAAAATCTGACCTCGCTACCTGTTTCCCTCatctaaaaaaatag